Proteins found in one Populus alba chromosome 14, ASM523922v2, whole genome shotgun sequence genomic segment:
- the LOC140954531 gene encoding DNA (cytosine-5)-methyltransferase DRM2-like, whose translation MSRFLYDIKPESVDSLHFCAAARKRVCIQNRFPSLPRQPLSIQEALSSTSKWWPSWDPRTKLNCLVTVIGSAKLTERIKLRLERSIVSKRDVIRSWWEQANQKGNLIEITDIQTINGSDIETWIRSSGGFDVVIGGSPCNNLAGGNRVSRDRLEGQHCSLFYQYVRVLGLVRNMMS comes from the exons ATGTCTCGCTTCTTGTATGATATTAAGCCAGAGTCTGTTGATTCCCTCCACTTTTGTGCTGCTGCCAGAAAAAGAGTTTGTATTCAGAACCGATTCCCTTCATTGCCAAGACAACCACTTTCTATACAAGAAGCTTTGTCCTCAACCAGTAAATGGTGGCCTTCATGGGATCCAAGAACCAAGCTCAATTGCCTTGTCACTGTTATCGGGAGTGCAAAACTCACTGAAAGGATAAAGTTAAGACTTGAAAGATCCATTG TTTCCAAAAGAGATGTTATCCGAAGTTGGTGGGAACAGGCAAACCAGAAGGGAAATCTAATTGAGATTACAGACATACAAACAATCAATGGTTCTGATATTGAGACGTGGATCAGGTCATCTGGGGGGTTCGATGTTGTCATTGGTGGCAGCCCTTGCAATAACCTTGCTGGTGGCAATAGAGTGAGCCGAGATCGCCTTGAGGGTCAACATTGTTCTCTCTTTTATCAGTATGTTAGGGTTCTTGGCCTAGTTAGAAATATGATGTCATGA